A genomic segment from Torulaspora delbrueckii CBS 1146 chromosome 3, complete genome encodes:
- the GCD10 gene encoding tRNA 1-methyladenosine methyltransferase subunit GCD10 (similar to Saccharomyces cerevisiae GCD10 (YNL062C); ancestral locus Anc_2.246), with amino-acid sequence MDPLTQLAFNQHVILKLPSGNWKIVELKPNASISLGKFGAFNVDDIIGYPLGTTFEIYYEEEAETDNRDKNKIPVGKVRVMTESESVHNVTSSANNMNLVNIGNQVQGLTMEQIEELKKQSVSGEQIIAKMIEAHGSFDKKTVHSQQKYLNRKKQKFAKHFTAEYLSGSRMLQFLLEKGDTQRVLDLSQETMGMLLNLANIRSNGTYLCVDETGGLLVYFLLERMFGGDNGSTEKGRIVVVHENEHANLDLLKFSNYSDKFVREYVKTVSLLDFFEPPSLSEVESAFTPLPKEEAYALKAGKKNAYYRRLKWYNNQLEAISLATQVQYDALVCASTLYLPQLVPRLAEHVHGSRPVVCYAQFKEPLLELAHSLYDDLRFLAPSILETRYRPYQTVRGKLHPVMTMRSGGGYLLWSHRVLPAEEPEATVS; translated from the coding sequence ATGGATCCACTCACCCAATTAGCGTTCAATCAGCATGTCATCCTGAAACTGCCGTCTGgaaattggaaaattgttgaattAAAACCCAATGCATCCATTTCACTCGGTAAATTCGGTGCATTTAACGTCGATGATATCATAGGGTATCCTCTTGGCACTACATTCGAGATTTATtacgaagaggaagcagAAACGGATAACCGTGATAAAAATAAGATACCAGTGGGTAAAGTGAGAGTTATGACAGAGTCTGAGAGCGTGCATAATGTGACCAGCAGTGCTAATAACATGAACCTTGTTAACATTGGTAACCAAGTGCAGGGACTCACGATGGAACAGatagaagaattgaagaaacaaagTGTATCAGGGGAACAAATCATCGCCAAGATGATTGAAGCACACGGTAGTTTTGATAAAAAGACAGTGCATTCACAACAGAAATACTTGAACCGTAAGAAACAAAAATTCGCTAAGCATTTCACCGCTGAATATCTCAGCGGATCGCGTATGTTGCAATTCTTACTAGAAAAAGGTGACACGCAGCGTGTGCTCGATCTTTCTCAGGAAACCATGGGTATGTTGCTAAATCTCGCCAATATTCGTTCCAACGGCACATACCTCTGTGTAGACGAGACAGGCGGCCTGCTAGTCTACTTCCTACTTGAACGCATGTTCGGCGGCGACAACGGCAGTACTGAGAAAGGGCGTATCGTAGTAGTACACGAAAATGAGCATGCTAATCTCGACCTGCTCAAGTTCTCCAACTATTCAGACAAGTTCGTTCGCGAATATGTAAAAACGGTGTCGCTACTCGATTTCTTCGAGCCACCCAGCTTGAGCGAAGTGGAAAGTGCTTTTACGCCGCTGCCGAAGGAAGAAGCCTATGCGCTGAAAGCaggcaagaagaacgcATATTATCGTCGACTCAAGTGGTATAATAACCAGCTAGAGGCGATCTCATTAGCGACGCAGGTCCAGTACGATGCACTCGTGTGTGCTAGTACACTATACTTGCCCCAACTGGTACCGCGACTCGCTGAGCATGTTCATGGCTCTCGTCCAGTGGTTTGTTATGCGCAATTCAAGGAACCTTTATTAGAGTTGGCACACTCGCTTTATGATGACCTGCGGTTTCTTGCACCTTCAATCTTGGAGACGCGCTACAGACCTTACCAGACCGTGCGAGGAAAGTTGCATCCTGTGATGACTATGCGTAGTGGTGGTGGCTATTTGTTGTGGAGCCATCGAGTGCTGCCCGCGGAGGAACCAGAAGCAACCGTCAGCTAG
- the TOP2 gene encoding DNA topoisomerase 2 (similar to Saccharomyces cerevisiae TOP2 (YNL088W); ancestral locus Anc_2.201): MTVDSKSASERYQKISQLEHILKRPDTYIGSVESQEQQQWIHDEETDCMIEKTVNIVPGLYKIFDEILVNAADNKVRDPSMKKIEVNIQREKNLIEVKNDGKGIPIEIHEKEKIYIPELIFGHLLTSSNYDDDEKKVTGGRNGYGAKLCNIFSTEFTLETADSNTGQKYVQKWENNMGVCHPPKITSYKKGPSFTKVSFKPDLKRFSMETLDDDIIGVLRRRVYDINGSVRDISVYLNGKSLKIRNFKNYVELYVKSLEKKRLAHGNTVDDSQVKMPTILYERVNSCWEIAFSVSDISFQQISFVNSIATTAGGTHINYITDQIIKKVSEVLKKQKKSIKPFQIKNHIFLFVNCLIENPAFTSQTKEQLTTRVRDFGSRCEISDDYVKKIMKTDLQARILEIATENENNALKKSDGSRKNRITDYPKLEDANKAGTKEGHKCTLVLTEGDSALSLAVAGLSVVGRDYYGCYPLRGKILNVREATAEQILKNAEIQAIKKIMGLQHRKRYENTSSLRYGHLMIMTDQDHDGSHIKGLIINFLDSSFPGLLDIPGFLLEFITPIVKVTITRPRREVISFYNMPDYEKWRAEESSRYTWKQKYYKGLGTSSSQEVRAYFSDLDRHLKKFHALEGGDQELIELAFAKKKADDRKEWLRQYEPGTVLDPNLTEIPISDFINKEFILFSLADNIRSIPNILDGFKPGQRKVLYGCFMRKMSTDIKVAQLAPFVAEKTSYHHGEQALAQTIIGLAQNFVGSNNINLLKPNGAFGTRATGGKDAAAARYLYTELSKITRKIFHPSDDPLYKYLQEDEATIEPEWYLPILPMILVNGAEGIGTGWSTNIPPFNPLDIVKNLKHLMKNEPMEEMHPWFKGWGGTLEKIDSQRYRMYGKIEQTGPTTLEITELPARTWTSTIKEYLLLGLSGTEKMKPWIKDMEEQHSDTIRFIIKLTQEEMDKTRKIGFFERFKLTSTINLNNMVAFTPSSKIRKYENVGEILEEFYYTRLEYYQKRKDYMTSRLQWEVEKLSYQVRFIKMIIEKELTVTNKPHKQIVAELETNGFPRINKEGKPFYGKTNEQIKELVDEEIVAEEEEDEEAANEGEIVNGPEELYGSFEYLLGMRIWSLTKERYERLLKQKQEKQVELELLLELSAQQLWETDIEEFATAYEHFLKLDEESRNGDVPTASSKAKGKRKRNTAKTDEEYDPSKKIKKSKKAAVKKVKDDPDFEKILIEPMLLQKPKRSAKIKSESESATPPPEIVKRENETDVSDTPSTIFDTVAKKNPKSQQTEFGTFSSKFKQLSDSFDNAKKATNEVEEPKAETPKPVKHTKPRSRNAKVALSSDEDDFDLSDSEDIIPVRKRAPRSTRAKTVPKKIATDVINLSDDSFLEADEQSVSDESFHGSDD; the protein is encoded by the coding sequence ATGACTGTTGATTCCAAGTCGGCCTCTGAGAGGTATCAGAAGATCTCGCAATTGGAGcatatcttgaagagaCCTGATACATATATTGGTTCCGTAGAGTCTCAGGAGCAACAACAATGGATCcatgatgaagaaaccgatTGtatgattgaaaagacGGTGAACATAGTCCCCGGTTTATATAAGATATTCGATGAAATTCTAGTGAACGCTGCCGACAATAAGGTCAGGGACCCATCcatgaagaaaattgaagTCAACATTCAACGAGAGAAAAACCTGATTGAAGTAAAGAATGATGGTAAAGGTATCCCCATTGAGATTCatgaaaaggaaaagataTACATCCCAGAGTTGATTTTTGGTCACTTGCTGACGTCGTCTAActatgatgatgacgagaaGAAAGTTACAGGTGGCAGAAACGGTTATGGTGCTAAATTGTGTAATATTTTCTCCACTGAATTCACACTGGAGACTGCTGATTCAAATACAGGGCAAAAATACGTACAAAAATGGGAAAATAATATGGGTGTTTGCCATCCGCCAAAGATAACATCATACAAGAAAGGTCCTTCCTTTACAAAAGTGTCTTTCAAACCTgacttgaaaagatttaGTATGGAAACacttgatgatgatattatCGGTGTGCTTCGTCGGCGTGTTTATGACATTAACGGTTCTGTTCGCGACATCAGCGTTTATCTGAATGGTAAATCCTTGAAGatcagaaacttcaaaaactaTGTTGAGCTATACGTTAAATCCCTCGAGAAAAAAAGACTTGCACACGGGAATACAGTCGATGATAGCCAAGTTAAAATGCCTACCATTCTTTATGAAAGGGTTAATAGTTGCTGGGAAATTGCTTTCTCAGTTTCTGACATTTCTTTCCAGCAGATTTCGTTCGTTAATTCCATTGCGACTACAGCCGGTGGCACACATATCAACTACATCACTGATCAGATAATAAAGAAAGTTTCAGaagtgttgaagaagcagaaaaaATCGATCAAACCATTTCAAATAAAGAATCATATCTTCCTGTTTGTCAACTGCTTAATTGAGAATCCGGCATTTACTTCTCAGACCAAAGAGCAACTGACAACTAGGGTAAGAGATTTTGGGTCTCGTTGTGAGATATCTGATGATTACGTGAAAAAGATCATGAAAACCGATCTGCAAGCTAGAATTTTAGAGATAGCCACTGAGAATGAGAATAATGCGTTGAAAAAGTCCGATGGTTCGCGGAAAAATCGAATTACGGATTACCcaaaattggaagatgcCAACAAAGCCGGCACTAAGGAGGGCCATAAATGTACTCTCGTGCTGACCGAAGGTGATTCTGCTTTGTCGCTAGCTGTAGCAGGATTATCAGTTGTTGGTAGAGATTACTATGGTTGTTACCCACTTCGTGGTAAGATACTGAACGTTAGGGAGGCCACTGCTGAACAAATACTAAAGAATGCAGAGATTCAGGCCATTAAAAAGATTATGGGTCTTCAACATCGTAAACGATATGAAAATACCAGCTCTCTGAGGTACGGCCATTTGATGATCATGACAGATCAAGATCATGATGGCTCTCACATCAAAGGGTTGATTATCAACTTTTTGGATAGCTCCTTTCCTGGTTTGTTGGATATTCCGGGATTTCTGCTCGAATTCATTACGCCCATCGTGAAAGTCACAATTACAAGGCCACGAAGAGAGGTTATATCATTTTACAACATGCCTGACTACGAGAAATGGAGGGCAGAAGAATCGTCAAGGTACACTTGGAAGCAGAAATATTATAAAGGTCTGGGTACTTCATCCAGTCAAGAGGTTCGAGCATATTTTTCTGATTTGGATAGAcatctgaagaaattccacGCCCTAGAAGGAGGGGACCAAGAGTTGATTGAGCTTGCCTTCgctaagaagaaagctgaCGATCGTAAAGAATGGCTCAGACAATACGAGCCTGGAACAGTTCTGGATCCTAATTTGACAGAAATTCCCATAAGcgatttcatcaacaaagaattcattcttttctctCTCGCAGACAACATCAGATCTATACCGAATATTTTAGACGGTTTTAAACCTGGTCAAAGAAAGGTGTTATACGGATGTTTCATGCGCAAGATGTCTACCGATATCAAAGTTGCCCAACTTGCACCGTTCGTTGCGGAAAAAACATCATATCATCACGGTGAGCAGGCTTTGGCTCAAACTATCATTGGTTTAGCACAGAATTTTGTCGGCTCCAACAATATAAACCTACTGAAGCCTAATGGTGCCTTCGGTACAAGAGCTACTGGTGGTAAAGATGCAGCAGCTGCTAGATACTTGTACACAGAGCTGAGCAAGATTACTAGAAAGATCTTCCACCCCTCTGATGATCCATTGTATAAGTACCTACAGGAAGACGAGGCGACGATTGAGCCTGAGTGGTATTTGCCTATCTTACCCATGATACTAGTTAACGGAGCGGAAGGTATTGGGACCGGGTGGAGCACAAACATTCCACCGTTCAATCCACTAGACATTGTAAAAAATCTGAAACATctgatgaaaaatgaacCTATGGAGGAGATGCACCCATGGTTTAAAGGATGGGGTGGTACCTTGGAGAAGATAGATTCTCAGCGGTATCGTATGTATGGTAAGATTGAGCAAACAGGACCCACAACATTGGAAATCACCGAACTTCCAGCGAGGACATGGACATCCACTATCAAGGAGTACCTGTTATTGGGTTTAAGCGGAACAGAGAAAATGAAACCATGGATAAAGGATATGGAGGAGCAACACAGCGACACGATCAGGTTTATAATAAAGCTCACTCAGGAAGAGATGGACAAAACGAGGAAGAttggattttttgaaagatttaagCTTACATCTACCATTAATCTGAATAATATGGTGGCATTCACCCCATCTAGCAAGATACGGAAATATGAGAATGTGGGTGAGATCCTGGAGGAGTTTTACTACACGAGGCTTGAGTATTATCAAAAACGGAAGGATTATATGACCAGCAGGCTACAATGGgaagttgaaaaactcTCATACCAGGTGCGTTTCATTAAAATGATTAttgaaaaggaattgaCGGTAACGAATAAACCGCACAAACAAATAGTTGCTGAACTGGAAACAAATGGCTTCCCTAGAATAAATAAGGAAGGTAAACCTTTTTATGGTAAAACGAATGAGCAAATCAAGGAACTTGTTGATGAGGAGATAGTAGcagaagaggaggaagacGAGGAAGCGGCAaatgaaggtgaaattgTTAACGGACCTGAAGAATTGTATGGCTCCTTCGAGTACCTATTAGGTATGAGAATATGGTCTCTGACAAAGGAAAGATATGAACGTTTACTGAAACAAAAGCAGGAGAAGCAGGTTGAGCTTGAGCTTCTACTTGAACTGTCCGCTCAACAACTATGGGAAACTGACATAGAAGAGTTTGCTACCGCTTACGAAcatttcttgaaacttgACGAGGAGTCCCGTAACGGAGATGTACCCACCGCTAGTAGTAAGGCTAAAGGTAAACGGAAGAGGAATACGGCCAAgactgatgaagaatacgacccatcaaagaaaataaaGAAATCTAAAAAGGCTGCGGTTAAAAAGGTGAAAGACGAtccagattttgaaaagattctaATCGAACCAATGCTCCTGCAAAAGCCCAAGCGGTCAGCAAAGATAAAGTCAGAAAGTGAATCAGCAACACCTCCTCCGGAAATTGTTAAGCGAGAGAATGAAACTGACGTCTCAGACACACCATCAACAATATTTGATACGgtggcaaagaagaatccGAAAAGTCAGCAAACAGAATTCGGTACCTTCTCGAGCAAATTCAAACAGTTAAGCGACTCATTCGACAATGCAAAGAAAGCGACGAACGAGGTCGAGGAGCCCAAGGCCGAGACACCCAAACCGGTAAAACATACCAAGCCACGTAGCAGGAACGCCAAGGTCGCCCTCTCCtcagatgaagacgacTTCGACCTATCTGATTCCGAAGACATAATACCCGTTAGAAAAAGAGCACCAAGGTCTACAAGAGCCAAGACTGTCCCCAAGAAAATAGCTACTGATGTCATTAATCTATCAGATGATAGTTTCCTCGAGGCCGATGAACAAAGTGTGTCGGACGAATCATTCCATGGCAGTGATGATTAA
- the TCB2 gene encoding tricalbin (similar to Saccharomyces cerevisiae TCB2 (YNL087W) and TCB1 (YOR086C); ancestral locus Anc_2.202) — translation MSYELTVGKLLRSPERSTAVQSGLDKLAPATLKANKEHEPSQEISPEKTAHFGLGESSRKAVNPSYVGWKQIGGWQEGDALTEADDIIDLSKDTYLNNVIPDQFYGDWYHLLGLIVIAGVLSFAIGYFRFSFAPVFFVGLVTSLLYRTSSIKYRSAIRDQLQKELTVQKIEDDYESLEWLNSFLDKYWPLLEPTVSQMVVQQVNDVLATNPSIPAFIKALWIDQFTLGVKPPRVDVVKTFQNTDSDVVVMDWGVSFTPHVLCDMNAKQLRNYVNQKVVVKATLFGFTVPVYLSDFSLRAKVRVRFRLMTPFPHVETINIQLLEVPDVDFVARLFGDFVFNWEIMSIPGLYQMIKKLAQVYAGPILLPPFSLQLNIPQLLSGSAVSVGVLEITIKNAKGLNRSTGLLAKSIDPYLLFEIGGTVVAKTRTVRDTLDPVWDESLYILLNAFTDPLTITVLDKREKLKDKVMGRIEYNLTSLHDKNDQKNLKSFFLRNSKPVGALNFDLKFFPTIEAKKLPDGTVEEQPEFNTGITKITIEEAFGLGDVGEKVTAYVELYLNAKLVLTTAKATSKENLQWNQEYEAVITDRRKARCRLVLKDAKGKVISTTVESLNDLLDRTQTDKKAIPLKEKKGEIKVSAVWKPVALDMGTIAIAYTPPIGVVRILLNKAEDLRNLEKVGKIDPYARVLVNGIPRGRTNARSQTLNPVWNEAIYVAVTSANQKLAIEVMDVETVKEDRSVGTFDVKLDSMFHKGTDDKYLEKVDNEPRSGRLVTKKGAKGSVTFYVSFYPALPVLSLEEVQEVDKLKEKKANLEKKKGEKLSAEEQKHLKEEELDVQDIESMYSNKMKLDFNELLQYNTGVFSVSILDGEVSQTGLYVQAFFDGNGEPTFVSPKIATRSITTGWTGDVMIKELEYSNATFRVTKDKSANKAEDCICEVVIPTVELIKNCYFKPSILTLSGGGSAKLMIQTSWFPIAVSKLPQADLITNSGDLTVTARSAENLISADTNGYSDPYLKFYLNDSKNTVFKTSHQKKTLNPVWEQSGSVVIHNRVNDYLRIKVMDWDAANADDVIGRAVVPLSKIDPENVTDLDIPVVSEEGGDGGVLHLSFQFSPRYTLSVSKTEKKVGDIAQKGLGTGLKVGSTVVGAGFGTIGKLGRTMFGGKKNHYVAQGVYNNAV, via the coding sequence ATGTCATATGAGTTAACGGTGGGGAAGTTGTTGAGGAGCCCAGAAAGATCAACAGCAGTCCAAAGTGGTCTTGACAAGCTCGCTCCTGCGACTTTGAAGGCAAACAAAGAGCATGAACCCAGTCAGGAAATCTCGCCAGAAAAAACTGCACACTTTGGTCTTGGTGAATCTTCCAGGAAGGCTGTTAATCCATCTTATGTGGGATGGAAACAAATTGGTGGGTGGCAAGAAGGTGATGCGCTAACTGAGGCCGATGATATTATTGATTTGAGTAAAGACACTTATCTGAACAATGTCATTCCAGACCAGTTTTATGGTGATTGGTACCACTTGCTGGGATTGATCGTTATTGCCGGAGTCCTCTCCTTTGCGATTGGTTACTTCAGATTCTCTTTCGCGCCTGTATTCTTTGTGGGACTTGTGACGTCGCTTCTTTACAGAACATCTTCCATCAAGTACCGTTCTGCTATCAGAGACCAGCTGCAGAAAGAATTGACTGTTCAAAAAATCGAGGATGACTACGAAAGTTTGGAATGGCTTAACTCCTTTTTGGATAAGTACTGGCCACTGTTAGAGCCCACTGTCTCTCAAATGGTCGTCCAACAGGTGAACGACGTTTTGGCTACCAATCCGTCGATTCCTGCATTTATTAAGGCACTATGGATTGACCAATTCACATTGGGTGTAAAGCCCCCCAGGGTGGACGTTGTCAAGACGTTCCAAAACACCGACTCTGATGTTGTTGTCATGGATTGGGGGGTTTCTTTTACTCCTCATGTCCTCTGTGATATGAATGCCAAGCAATTGAGAAACTATGTCAACCAAAAAGTTGTTGTAAAGGCAACTTTGTTTGGGTTTACTGTTCCCGTTTACCTCTCGGATTTCTCTCTGAGGGCAAAGGTTAGAGTACGTTTTAGACTTATGACTCCATTTCCTCATGTTGAAACGATCAACATTCAGCTGCTAGAGGTGCCAGATGTCGATTTTGTTGCTCGTCTCTTTGGTGATTTTGTATTTAATTGGGAAATCATGTCCATTCCCGGATTGTACcaaatgatcaagaagcTAGCACAAGTCTATGCAGGTCCCATCCTTTTACCACCATTCTCcttgcaattgaatattCCACAGCTCCTTTCTGGCTCGGCCGTATCAGTGGGTGTTCTTGAGATCACCATCAAGAATGCGAAAGGTTTAAACCGGTCAACCGGTTTACTTGCCAAGTCAATCGATCCTTATTTGTTGTTTGAGATTGGAGGCACGGTAGTTGCTAAGACTCGGACTGTGAGAGACACTCTGGACCCAGTTTGGGATGAAAGTTTGTACATTCTCTTGAATGCTTTCACAGACCCACTCACGATCACTGTTCTTGACAAACGtgagaagttgaaagataaGGTGATGGGCAGAATTGAATACAACCTTACATCTTTACATGACAAGAATGACCAGAAGAACCTAAAGAGTTTtttcttgagaaattctAAACCAGTTGGTGCACTCAATTTCGATCTAAAATTCTTCCCAACCATTGAAGCTAAGAAACTGCCAGATGGAACTGTCGAAGAGCAACCTGAATTTAACACAGGTATTACCAAGATcactattgaagaagctttcgGTCTAGGCGATGTTGGCGAGAAGGTGACAGCATATGTCGAGTTGTACTTGAACGCCAAATTAGTATTGACTACCGCTAAGGCTACGAGCAAAGAGAATTTACAATGGAATCAAGAGTATGAAGCAGTCATCACAGACCGCCGTAAAGCTAGGTGCAGGCTTGTTCTCAAGGATGCAAAGGGTAAAGTCATCTCCACAACAgttgaatctttgaatgacTTGCTTGATAGAACACAGACAGACAAGAAAGCAATTCCcttgaaggagaaaaaggGTGAAATAAAGGTCAGTGCCGTGTGGAAACCTGTGGCCCTGGACATGGGTACCATTGCGATTGCTTATACTCCACCAATTGGTGTCGTAAGAATTTTATTGAACAAAGCTGAGGATTTGAGAAATCTTGAGAAAGTCGGTAAAATTGATCCTTATGCAAGGGTCCTTGTTAATGGAATCCCAAGAGGTAGGACAAATGCTAGATCTCAAACTTTGAATCCTGTTTGGAACGAAGCTATCTACGTGGCCGTCACATCTGCCAATCAGAAGTTAGCTATTGAAGTCATGGATGTCGAGACTGTCAAGGAAGATCGTTCAGTGGGAACATTCGACGTTAAGCTTGACAGTATGTTCCATAAGGGCACAGATGACAAGTACTTGGAAAAGGTCGACAATGAACCAAGATCAGGCCGCTTAGTCACCAAGAAAGGCGCCAAAGGGTCAGTTACTTTCTATGTCTCCTTCTACCCTGCGCTACCAGTGCTAAGTTTGGAAGAAGTACAGGAAGTTGACAAGctcaaggagaagaaagccaatttggaaaagaagaagggagAAAAGCTATCTGCCGAAGAACAAAAGCACCttaaggaagaagaattggacGTTCAGGACATTGAGAGCATGTACAGTAATAAGATGAAACTAGATTTTAACGAGCTACTCCAATACAACACTGGTGTTTTTTCTGTATCCATTTTAGACGGTGAAGTGTCTCAAACAGGCCTATATGTACAAGCATTTTTTGATGGGAATGGTGAGCCAACGTTTGTTAGCCCCAAGATAGCTACAAGGAGCATTACAACTGGTTGGACTGGTGATGTTATGATCAAGGAGCTCGAATACTCCAATGCCACTTTTAGGGTCACAAAGGACAAAAGCGCTAACAAGGCCGAGGACTGTATCTGTGAAGTCGTTATACCAACAgttgaattgatcaagaactGTTACTTTAAGCCATCCATTTTAACTTTGTCAGGTGGTGGTAGTGCGAAATTGATGATCCAAACATCTTGGTTTCCTATCGCCGTGTCTAAGCTTCCACAAGCTGACCTGATTACGAACTCGGGAGACTTGACTGTTACAGCAAGGAGTGCAGAAAATTTGATCTCTGCTGATACAAACGGTTACTCTGATCCTTACTTGAAATTCTACCTGAATGACAGCAAGAACACAGTTTTTAAGACTAGTCATCAGAAAAAGACATTGAACCCTGTCTGGGAACAGTCTGGAAGCGTGGTTATTCACAATCGTGTAAACGACTATCTGCGCATTAAGGTGATGGACTGGGATGCAGCAAACGCAGACGACGTAATCGGCAGAGCAGTTGTTCCTCTTTCGAAGATTGATCCGGAGAACGTAACTGATCTTGATATCCCTGTAGtatcagaagaaggtggAGACGGTGGTGTTCTTCACCTCTCATTCCAGTTTTCTCCAAGATATACCTTGAGTGTCAGTAAAACCGAAAAGAAGGTTGGTGATATAGCTCAAAAAGGTCTTGGTACTGGTTTGAAGGTAGGATCGACTGTGGTGGGAGCCGGTTTTGGTACAATTGGTAAACTTGGTAGAACCATGTTTGGAGGCAAGAAAAACCATTACGTTGCCCAAGGTGTGTACAATAATGCTGTTTAG
- the OST3 gene encoding dolichyl-diphosphooligosaccharide--protein glycotransferase OST3 (similar to Saccharomyces cerevisiae OST3 (YOR085W); ancestral locus Anc_2.204), with protein sequence MRLQILFTICAFLQSLCVALSHDKLLKLSEKGPNNVIELTDSNFKRVLGSPRDSYILVFLTASAPQVGCSICLEAADEFKMVANSWFTDHPDGASTRGKEARRLFFAKSDLKDAQHIPQIFGFYSLQHVPRLLLFSPGEDINKYKIIDLAGDPGQERALQIINSLRSATNIDDFNLHLPVDWTLSIVIAVLTFVAVYIFKRHRSLVAKLVNMRPLWAIVWTLFIILMLGGYMYNNIRNAQLAGVGPKGEVLYFLPNQTQNQFKIETQVIGVIYASLTVSLLFLIFGIPKLKDFYKGSKSGQLLEAASTILFAAIIYAFFAGLTAVFNIKQPGYPYQLMKLSALFK encoded by the coding sequence ATGAGATTGCAAATATTGTTCACTATTTGTGCGTTCTTACAGTCGCTATGTGTGGCCTTATCCCATGATAAACTTTTAAAGCTGTCTGAAAAGGGTCCCAATAATGTGATTGAGCTGACTGACAGTAATTTCAAGCGTGTTCTTGGATCGCCCCGTGATTCATACATCTTGGTGTTCCTCACAGCTTCAGCACCACAGGTGGGTTGCTCGATTTGCCTGGAAGCAGCGGATGAATTTAAGATGGTTGCCAATTCGTGGTTCACCGATCATCCTGATGGAGCTTCTACGAGGGGCAAAGAGGCCAGGAGGCTATTCTTTGCCAAATCTGACTTGAAAGATGCACAACATATTCCTCAGATTTTTGGATTTTACTCTTTGCAACATGTTCCACGTCTGCTTCTATTCTCTCCTGGGGAAGACATTAACAAATATAAGATTATTGATCTTGCAGGTGATCCTGGTCAGGAGCgtgctcttcaaatcatcaattctttgagatCAGCGACCAacattgatgattttaacTTACACCTGCCGGTCGATTGGACTCTTTCCATCGTCATCGCAGTCCTGACTTTTGTTGCAGTCTATATTTTCAAGAGACATAGAAGTTTAGTGGCAAAATTGGTCAATATGAGACCATTGTGGGCTATTGTCTGGACtttgttcatcattttgatGCTTGGTGGATACATGTACAATAACATTAGAAACGCTCAACTTGCAGGTGTGGGCCCTAAGGGTGAGGTATTGTATTTCTTACCCAATCAAACTCAGAATCAATTTAAGATTGAGACTCAAGTGATTGGCGTGATATATGCTTCATTGACCGTTTCGTTATTGTTCCTAATATTTGGCATTCCAAAGTTGAAGGATTTCTATAAAGGCTCCAAAAGTGGACAATTGCTCGAGGCGGCTTCCACCATCTTGTTTGCAGCCATCATTTACGCCTTTTTTGCTGGCTTGACAGCtgtcttcaacatcaaacAACCAGGGTACCCatatcaattgatgaaattatctGCTTTGTTCAAATGA
- the SNN1 gene encoding Snn1p (similar to Saccharomyces cerevisiae YNL086W; ancestral locus Anc_2.203) gives MSSDVENAEGNGIHTVELCVYSLLSTDLDGIYQSINQLRESQALLLLLMRKCRGSLKLENEVLYDKSSFDDSSHKLNELEKRMNKLIKRMNEIKLRSEKLAKQH, from the coding sequence ATGAGCTCAGATGTGGAGAATGCTGAAGGTAATGGCATTCACACCGTGGAGCTTTGTGTTTACTCTCTGCTGTCAACAGACCTAGATGGTATTTACCAGTCTATTAATCAGTTGCGCGAATCACAAGCTTTACTACTGTTACTTATGCGTAAATGCCGTGGCTCATTAAAATTAGAGAATGAGGTGCTCTATGATAAGTCAAGCTTCGATGACTCCTCCCACAAGCTTAACGAATTGGAGAAGAGGATGAACAAGCTAATAAAACGAATGAATGAGATCAAGTTGAGGAGTGAAAAGTTGGCGAAACAACATTGA